The following proteins are encoded in a genomic region of Entelurus aequoreus isolate RoL-2023_Sb linkage group LG01, RoL_Eaeq_v1.1, whole genome shotgun sequence:
- the tgm2b gene encoding protein-glutamine gamma-glutamyltransferase 2: protein MAEALDIGRWDLECEFNNMDHYTELNGVERLIVRRGQPFTISLYLRSGRYQPGLSTLDCIAQTGPQPSEQYGTRASFGLSASVDTSRWSAAAISPPGDMVALSICAAPDAPIGRYTLDLGQSARIDFVLLFNPWCSGDAVYMEKKEDLEEYVLSQDGIIFRGNAKHPIATPWNFGQFETGILDVCLRILDMNPKCLRNPGKDCSGRRNPIYVCRVLSAMVNCNDDKGVLLGNWTDKFDGGVSPMFWKGSVEILHNWDTQACQPVRFGQCWVFAAVACSISRALGIPCRVVTNYYSAHDANGNLVIERYINEHGELMRSREMIWNYHCWVESWMTRPDLTASHYHGWQASDPTPQEKSGGVYCCGPIPVRAIKDGELMSKYDAAFVFAEVNADVVTMMKKQDGSTSEVTSTQVVGKMISTKSVGGDDREDITHLYKHPEGSDEEREVFKKADHQNKLLQQKDNQGLHVAIKVSPEMKKGCDFDVFAVVTNNTRSDKKCRLLFGSCAVSYNGLQGGNCGFKDLLNMELSPGAARKVPLRLNYSKYGDMLTEDNLIRLAALLLDYSTSEATLAMRNIVLDNPEIKVRILGEPKENRKLAAEITLKNPLPEPLENCCFSMEGANLTGGSVISERLSCTVAPGEDAKVKIYFTPTHSGLRKLVVDFDSRQLCHVRGYKNVIIGK from the exons CTCTGGACATTGGTCGCTGGGACTTGGAGTGCGAGTTCAACAACATGGACCATTACACTGAGCTCAACGGTGTGGAGCGCCTGATCGTGAGGAGAGGCCAGCCCTTCACCATCAGCCTGTACCTGCGCTCAGGAAGATACCAGCCTGGACTCAGCACTCTGGACTGCATCGCACAGACAG GTCCCCAACCTTCTGAGCAGTACGGCACCCGGGCGTCCTTCGGTCTGTCTGCCAGCGTGGATACTTCCCGCTGGAGTGCGGCCGCCATCAGCCCCCCCGGAGACATGGTGGCCCTGTCCATCTGCGCCGCCCCCGACGCACCCATAGGACGCTACACCCTGGACCTGGGGCAATCGGCACGGATTGATTTCGTCTTGCTATTTAACCCATGGTGCTCAG GGGACGCTGTATACATGGAAAAGAAGGAGGATTTGGAAGAATATGTCTTGTCTCAGGATGGAATCATCTTTCGAGGCAACGCCAAACATCCGATAGCGACTCCATGGAACTTTGGCCAG TTTGAAACTGGAATCCTGGACGTGTGTCTGCGGATTCTGGACATGAATCCTAAATGTCTGCGTAATCCAGGCAAAGACTGCTCCGGCAGGAGAAACCCCATCTATGTGTGCCGAGTTCTCAGTGCCATG GTGAATTGTAACGATGACAAAGGGGTTCTGCTGGGGAACTGGACAGATAAGTTTGACGGGGGCGTGAGCCCCATGTTCTGGAAGGGGAGCGTGGAGATTCTGCACAACTGGGACACGCAAGCCTGTCAGCCCGTCCGCTTCGGACAGTGTTGGGTGTTTGCCGCCGTCGCCTGCTCAA TTTCCAGGGCGCTGGGCATCCCCTGCAGAGTGGTCACCAACTACTACTCAGCTCACGACGCCAACGGCAACCTGGTGATCGAACGCTACATCAACGAGCATGGAGAACTCATGCGCTCCAGAGAAATGATCTG GAACTACCACTGCTGGGTGGAGAGCTGGATGACTCGACCCGACCTCACTGCTTCTCATTATCACGGCTGGCAGGCCAGTGACCCCACCCCTCAAGAGAAAAGCGGAG GGGTGTACTGCTGCGGGCCCATCCCCGTCAGGGCCATCAAGGATGGGGAGCTCATGTCCAAGTACGACGCTGCCTTTGTCTTCGCTGAGGTCAACGCCGACGTGGTCACCATGATGAAGAAACAAGACGGCAGCACATCGGAGGTGACCTCCACTCAAGTGGTGGGGAAGATGATCAGCACCAAGAGCGTCGGCGGCGACGACCGAGAAGACATCACTCACCTTTACAAGCATCCTGAAG GCTCTGATGAAGAACGCGAGGTCTTCAAGAAGGCCGACCACCAGAACAAGCTGCTCCAGCAGAAGGACAACCAAGGCCTGCATGTGGCCATCAAAGTCTCCCCCGAGATGAAGAAGGGCTGCGACTTTGACGTCTTTGCCGTGGTCACCAACAACACCCGGAGCGACAAGAAGTGCCGCCTGCTCTTCGGGTCCTGTGCTGTGTCCTACAATGGCCTTCAGGGAGGGAACTGTGGCTTCAAAGATCTGCTGAACATGGAGCTCTCACCTGGCGCAG CAAGGAAGGTTCCACTGAGGCTCAACTATTCTAAATACGGAGACATGCTCACGGAGGACAACTTGATCCGTCTGGCTGCTCTGTTGTTGGACTACTCCACCAGTGAAGCAACTCTGGCAATGAGAAATATCGTGCTGGACAATCCTGAAATTAAAGTCAGA ATCCTGGGTGAACCAAAGGAGAATCGAAAGCTGGCAGCAGAGATCACTTTGAAGAATCCTCTGCCGGAGCCCTTGGAGAATTGCTGCTTCAGCATGGAGGGAGCCAACCTGACTGGAGGAAGTGTCATCTCTGAGAG GCTGAGCTGCACCGTGGCACCCGGGGAAGACGCCAAGGTGAAAATCTACTTCACTCCCACCCACAGTGGGCTGAGGAAACTGGTGGTGGACTTTGACAGTAGGCAGTTGTGTCACGTCAGGGGCTACAAAAACGTCATCATTGGAAAATAA